In Vigna angularis cultivar LongXiaoDou No.4 chromosome 8, ASM1680809v1, whole genome shotgun sequence, one DNA window encodes the following:
- the LOC108345424 gene encoding LOB domain-containing protein 20, with translation MEDAQARNSNDGDDNGGSGSKRKGPVLRRAMATQTQDEAMVGSSPATPCGACKFLRRKCIGGCIFAPHFGTDQGAAKFAAVHKVFGASNVSKLLSNIPANRRQEAATTISYEAQARLSDPVYGCVSTILALQQQVASLQAELAMLQTQVMNSKLAYASALHTTQLQQPNMNAGALQPAYSNNSCASTNLMNLSSFNNNPAAFDLAMDTAPSSNTLEPLQLTRLSKCEEEDEEESRTQLAFNHH, from the exons ATGGAGGACGCACAAGCTCGTAACAGTAATGATGGAGATGACAACGGTGGATCAGGAAGCAAACGTAAAGGTCCTGTTTTGAGGCGTGCCATGGCAACCCAAACGCAAGATGAAGCAATGGTGGGATCTTCACCTGCAACACCATGTGGGGCTTGCAAGTTCTTGAGGAGGAAGTGCATTGGAGGGTGCATCTTTGCACCCCACTTTGGCACAGACCAAGGTGCAGCCAAGTTTGCAGCTGTGCACAAGGTCTTTGGCGCTAGCAATGTCTCAAAGCTCTTGTCTAACATTCCGGCCAACCGCCGCCAAGAAGCAGCAACAACCATATCCTATGAGGCTCAGGCAAGGCTCTCTGATCCGGTTTACGGTTGTGTCTCCACCATCCTTGCTCTGCAACAACAg GTAGCATCTCTACAAGCAGAGCTAGCTATGTTGCAAACTCAGGTGATGAATAGTAAGTTGGCCTATGCAAGTGCTCTTCACACAACACAACTACAGCAACCAAACATGAATGCAGGAGCACTACAACCAGCATATTCTAACAACTCATGTGCTTCCACCAACCTTATGAACTTGAGCAGCTTCAACAATAACCCTGCTGCCTTTGACCTTGCAATGGACACAGCACCCTCATCAAACACTTTAGAGCCTCTTCAACTCACAAGACTGTCCAAatgtgaagaagaagatgaagaagaaagcaGGACTCAGCTAGCCTTCAACCACCATTAA
- the LOC108343816 gene encoding mitochondrial import receptor subunit TOM20 yields the protein MDLQQGEFDRLLFFEHARKAAEAEYIKNPIDADNLTRWGGALLELSQFQNFPESKKMTQEAISKLEEALEVNPKKHDTLWCLGNAHTSMAFLNPDQEEAKVYFDKAAQYFRQAVDEDPSNELYLKSLEVAAKAPELYLEIRQHGLGQQQQAATAGSSTSSATKTQKKKKSSDLKYDIFGWIILAVGIVAWVGFAKSNLPPPPPPPPR from the exons ATGGATTTGCAACAGGGTGAGTTTGATCGCCTCTTGTTCTTCGAGCACGCTCGTAAGGCTGCAGAAGCCGAATACATCAAGAACCCTATAGATGCCGAC AACTTAACACGATGGGGTGGAGCTTTATTAGAATTGTCTCAGTTTCAGAACTTTCCTGAGTCGAAGAAAATGACCCAAG AGGCTATTTCGAAGCTGGAGGAGGCGCTTGAGGTGAATCCCAAGAAGCATGACACCCTTTGGTGCCTTGGAAATGCTCACACCTCGATGGCATTTTTAAATCCAGATCAGGAGGAGGCAAAGGTTTATTTTGACAAGGCAGCTCAGTACTTTCGACAAGCTGTTGATGAG GATCCTTCAAATGAACTTTACCTTAAATCATTGGAAGTGGCGGCTAAG GCTCCTGAGCTTTATCTAGAAATTCGTCAGCATGGATTGGGTCAGCAGCAGCAGGCAGCAACAGCTGGATCTTCTACATCTTCGGCTACAAAG AcgcagaagaaaaagaagagcaGTGATCTGAAGTATGACATATTTGGATGGATAATTCTGGCAGTTGGCATTGTTGCATGGGTGGGATTCGCAAAATCGAACCTGCCTccacctcctcctccacctcctcgATAA